GCCGCTTCGGATATCTGCTGCACCTCGGGCAATGCCAAGGAGGTGGTCGAATCGCTTGGTGTGCCGCGCGTGCTGATGATCCCGGACGAATATCTTGCCCGCAACGTCGCAAAGGACACCGATGTCGAGATCATCGCCTGGCATGGCCACTGCGAGGTGCATGAGCTCTTCAACGCCGATGACGTCCGTAAGCTTCGGGAAAACTATCCGGGCGTCACCGTGCTCGCCCATCCGGAATGTCCGCCCGATGTGGTCGCCGAAGCGGATTTCGCCGGCTCCACCGCCATCATGTCGGACTATGTCGGCAAGAAGCGACCGGCCCGCGTCGTGCTGCTCACCGAATGTTCGATGAGCGACAACGTCGCCGTGCACCATCCGGATGTAGAATTCATCCGGCCCTGCAATCTGTGCCCACACATGAAGCGGATCACGCTTTCGAACATTCGCACGGCGCTTCAGGAAAACCGCCACGAAGTCACCGTCGAGCCCGCCATTGCGGACGCGGCGCGGCGTGCCGTCGAAAGGATGCTGGCGATATGACCGAAATCCTCACCGATCTTGCCGGCCGCCCGGTCATTGTCGGCAGTGGCATTGCCGGGCTGATGGCGGCGCTCACACTGGCGCCGAAGCCGGTCGTCCTGGTCACGCAAGCCGCCCTGGGTGCCGGGACCTCGAGCGCCTGGGCCCAGGGCGGCATTGCCGCAAGCATCGGCGCGGATGACAGCGCAAACCTCCACCTTGCCGACACGCTTGCTGCCGGTGACGGCCTTTGTGATCGTGAGATCGCCGCAGATATCCTGCGCGAAGCGCCAGCGATGATCGGGTTGCTGGAGAAACTGGGCGTCTGCTTCGACAGGAGCGGCGAAGGTCGGCTTGCGCTCGGGCTGGAGGCCGCCCATTCCCGCCCGCGCATTGTCCATGCCAAAGGTGACGGCACCGGTGCCGCCATCATTCGCGCTCTGGTACAAGCCGTCTCGGCCACGCCGTCGATCACCGTGCTTGCCAATTTCGAGGTCCGGCGTCTGGCGCTCGCAGACGGTGCGATCGGCGGCGTCCTTTGCGCGTCCGGCGGAAGGGCCTTCATCGTGCCGACGCCGCATGTCCTCCTGGCAACCGGCGGCCTCGGCGGCCTTTACGAGGCGACGACCAATCCGGTCATCAATTTCGGCCAGGGCATTGTCCTTGCTGCAAGGGCAGGTGCCGAGCTTGCGGATATGGAATTCGTGCAATTCCACCCGACCGCACTGCGTTCGAAGCGGCGGCCGCTGGCGCTCGTCAGCGAAGCGGTGCGCGGCGAGGGCGCGTTTCTGATCAACGAGCGCGGCGAGCGCTTCATGGCGGATCAGCCTGCTCGGGAACTTGCACCGCGCGACGTGGTGGCGCGCGCAATCAGCGCCGAGATCGCCCGCGGCGGCAAGGTCTATCTCGATGCCCGCGAGGCCCTCGGCGCTCGCTTTTCAAGCCGCTTTCCGGTGATCGATACCTTGTGCCGCGGGGCCGGGGTCGATCCGGCGCGGCATCTGATCCCGGTTGAACCGGCCGTGCATTACCACATGGGCGGTGTCGCCACAGACAAGAACGGCCGCAGTTGCGTCCCCGGCCTCTGGGTCGCCGGCGAAGCGGCTTCGACTGGCCTGCACGGCGCCAACCGCCTTGCCAGCAATTCGCTGCTCGAAGCCGCAGTCATGGGCATGCGCTCTGCCCGGGATATCGCCGGCACGACCGCATGCCTGCGGCCCACAGTGATCGAACCGCTGCCGCTGCAACCCGACGCATCGCCTGTCCGGCCGATTGTCTCTGCGCATCTTAGCGTGCTGCGCAATGGCAGGTCGATCCACGGCGCGATCGGCGCGCTCCTTCCCTTCGTCGAGAAGGAGGGGCCGGCAACGGATCCGGCCACCGTCGGGCTGTTGATTGCCGTCTTTGCGGCGCTGCGGACGGAATCGCGCGGCGCCCACGCCCGAACCGATTTTCCGCTGAAGCACGTACATGCCAGGCGCCAAAGGATGAACTTATCTCAGGTTTTGAATTTTGCGCGCGCCGTCGCATCCGACCCCCTTGAAAGGAGTGCTTGACATGACGCTTGTTGGCCTGCCGCGGCTGCTGATCGAGCCGCTCGTGCGCAATGCGCTGCTGGAAGATCTCGGCCTTGCTGGCGACATCACCTCGGCGGCCGTCGTTCCGCAAGATCACCGCTCCACGGTCGTCATGGTGGCCCGCCAGCCTGGGGTGATCGCCGGGCTTTGCGCCGCTGCGCTGGCGTTTGAGCTTGTCGATCCCGCGATCATCATGACCTTTCATGTCGCGGACGGCGCGGCGGTGAAACCCGGAGACGTCATCGTCACGGTCGAAGGTCCCTCTCGCGCCATTTTGACGGGAGAGCGGACGGCGCTGAACTTTCTTGGCCATCTTTCGGGCATCGCCACGGTGACGGCCGGGATCGTGGCCGCGATCGCCGGTACGAACGCCTCGGTCGCCTGCACCCGCAAGACGACGCCGGGACTGCGCGCGCTGGAGAAATATGCCGTGCGCGCCGGCGGCGGCGTCAACCATCGCTTTGCGCTTTGCGATGCCGTGCTGATCAAGGACAATCATGTCGCCATTGCCGGCGGCGTCGCCGAAGCCATTTGCCGGGCCAAGGCCGGTGCCGGCCATATGGTGAAGATCGAAGTGGAGGTCGATACGCTCGATCAGTTGCGCGAAGCGATGGAGACCGGCGTCGATGCCGTCCTGCTCGACAACATGACCCCGGACCAGCTTCGCCGGGCAGTCAAAATCGTCGCCGGACGCGCGATCACCGAAGCTTCCGGGCGGGTGACGCCGCAGACCGCAGGTGCGATTGCCGCTTCCGGCGTCGATCTGATCTCGGTCGGCTGGCTGACGCACAGCGCCCCGACGCTGGACATCGGGCTCG
Above is a window of Rhizobium etli 8C-3 DNA encoding:
- a CDS encoding L-aspartate oxidase; the encoded protein is MTEILTDLAGRPVIVGSGIAGLMAALTLAPKPVVLVTQAALGAGTSSAWAQGGIAASIGADDSANLHLADTLAAGDGLCDREIAADILREAPAMIGLLEKLGVCFDRSGEGRLALGLEAAHSRPRIVHAKGDGTGAAIIRALVQAVSATPSITVLANFEVRRLALADGAIGGVLCASGGRAFIVPTPHVLLATGGLGGLYEATTNPVINFGQGIVLAARAGAELADMEFVQFHPTALRSKRRPLALVSEAVRGEGAFLINERGERFMADQPARELAPRDVVARAISAEIARGGKVYLDAREALGARFSSRFPVIDTLCRGAGVDPARHLIPVEPAVHYHMGGVATDKNGRSCVPGLWVAGEAASTGLHGANRLASNSLLEAAVMGMRSARDIAGTTACLRPTVIEPLPLQPDASPVRPIVSAHLSVLRNGRSIHGAIGALLPFVEKEGPATDPATVGLLIAVFAALRTESRGAHARTDFPLKHVHARRQRMNLSQVLNFARAVASDPLERSA
- the nadC gene encoding carboxylating nicotinate-nucleotide diphosphorylase; the protein is MTLVGLPRLLIEPLVRNALLEDLGLAGDITSAAVVPQDHRSTVVMVARQPGVIAGLCAAALAFELVDPAIIMTFHVADGAAVKPGDVIVTVEGPSRAILTGERTALNFLGHLSGIATVTAGIVAAIAGTNASVACTRKTTPGLRALEKYAVRAGGGVNHRFALCDAVLIKDNHVAIAGGVAEAICRAKAGAGHMVKIEVEVDTLDQLREAMETGVDAVLLDNMTPDQLRRAVKIVAGRAITEASGRVTPQTAGAIAASGVDLISVGWLTHSAPTLDIGLDWKSSQSAGR
- the nadA gene encoding quinolinate synthase NadA, yielding MNPPVSASSLYDRVSRVIPKAEWLTFQDDVEAILDLKRRRNAVILAHNYQTPEIFHGVADIVGDSLALARRAIEVDAEVIVLAGVHFMAETAKLLNPGKTVLIPDMGAGCSLADSITPKDVALLRQAHPGVPVITYVNTSAAVKAASDICCTSGNAKEVVESLGVPRVLMIPDEYLARNVAKDTDVEIIAWHGHCEVHELFNADDVRKLRENYPGVTVLAHPECPPDVVAEADFAGSTAIMSDYVGKKRPARVVLLTECSMSDNVAVHHPDVEFIRPCNLCPHMKRITLSNIRTALQENRHEVTVEPAIADAARRAVERMLAI